Proteins from a genomic interval of Desulfovibrio piger:
- a CDS encoding lytic murein transglycosylase, giving the protein MSISIRDGHGALRLVLCALFCLLLAACGGKEPVDDVVAGGTVILEPPSADGGGDDGIRERSLGPSPAAPAAVTPVASPAPRTTARPSAPAVAPVWQDLSRRLAADGISGPRVDALLAGLPATPTQSPMGRKIKALYNRKFFPAPPSDKPQAQYYKGVVTDANARLCRQFITANSKAFRQAEQRYGVPSSIAAALLFVETRLGKVLGDTSENAFYTLASMAVSRTPESISDWLPQLRDHERHMDWIAETMPKRADWAYKETRALVEHMLRDRVPPEHLPGSIYGAVGLCQFMPSNIATYGADGDGDGRVDLFTVPDAVASLSHYLARHGWKAGLSRERQHALLMRYNHSTVYANTIMALADRVAALK; this is encoded by the coding sequence ATGAGCATCTCCATCAGGGACGGACACGGGGCCCTGCGCCTTGTCCTGTGTGCCCTGTTCTGCCTGTTGCTGGCTGCCTGCGGCGGCAAGGAGCCCGTGGATGACGTGGTGGCCGGCGGCACCGTGATCCTGGAGCCGCCGTCCGCGGATGGCGGCGGCGATGACGGCATCAGGGAGCGTTCCCTCGGGCCTTCCCCCGCGGCTCCGGCTGCGGTGACGCCCGTGGCGTCCCCCGCGCCCAGGACCACCGCACGCCCGTCCGCTCCGGCCGTGGCCCCCGTGTGGCAGGATCTGTCGCGCCGCCTGGCTGCCGACGGCATCTCCGGGCCCAGGGTGGACGCCCTGCTGGCGGGCCTGCCCGCCACGCCCACCCAGTCGCCCATGGGCCGCAAGATCAAGGCCCTCTACAATCGCAAGTTCTTTCCCGCGCCGCCTTCGGACAAGCCGCAGGCGCAGTATTACAAGGGCGTGGTCACGGACGCCAACGCGCGCCTGTGCCGCCAGTTCATCACGGCCAACAGCAAGGCCTTCCGTCAGGCGGAACAGCGCTACGGCGTCCCTTCGTCCATCGCGGCGGCCCTGCTGTTCGTGGAGACCCGCCTCGGCAAGGTGCTGGGCGATACCTCGGAGAACGCCTTCTACACCCTGGCCAGCATGGCCGTGAGCCGGACGCCGGAGAGCATCAGCGACTGGCTGCCGCAGCTGCGCGACCATGAGCGGCACATGGACTGGATCGCCGAGACCATGCCCAAGCGTGCGGACTGGGCCTACAAGGAGACCAGGGCCCTGGTGGAACACATGCTGCGCGACCGCGTGCCGCCGGAACATCTGCCCGGTTCCATCTACGGCGCCGTGGGCCTGTGCCAGTTCATGCCGTCCAATATCGCCACCTACGGTGCGGACGGTGACGGCGACGGCCGTGTGGACCTGTTCACCGTGCCCGATGCCGTGGCCAGCCTTTCCCACTATCTTGCCCGGCACGGCTGGAAGGCCGGGCTTTCCCGCGAGCGCCAGCATGCCCTGCTGATGCGCTACAACCACTCCACGGTCTACGCCAACACCATCATGGCTCTGGCTGACCGTGTCGCCGCTCTGAAGTGA
- a CDS encoding LexA family transcriptional regulator: MGFTEIYERIKLAANCRTQVELAELLNIRQSSISDAKRRDSVPGDWYMKLFERFGLNPDWLKYGVGPLYLRTDKGYCPQEAPPNLARTVACHGDDFTRSTVVDVYDMAGVYTDEAPRPALSVSGRVPLPRAFLRPSLQVLRLRGQAMEPLLREGAYIGVDREDLAPVSGRTYALFAPLEGVVVRQVFLDGPQQGYVLRAQSPDYPETFLDAALLQRRMLGRVVWTFQEV, translated from the coding sequence ATGGGCTTTACGGAAATCTACGAACGCATCAAGCTGGCCGCCAATTGCCGTACCCAGGTGGAGCTGGCGGAGCTGCTCAATATCCGCCAGTCCAGCATCTCGGACGCCAAGCGCCGCGACTCCGTGCCGGGCGACTGGTACATGAAGCTCTTCGAGCGTTTCGGCCTCAACCCCGACTGGCTCAAGTACGGCGTGGGGCCCCTCTATCTGCGCACGGACAAAGGGTATTGTCCGCAGGAGGCCCCCCCAAACCTGGCCAGGACCGTGGCCTGCCACGGGGACGACTTTACCCGGTCCACCGTGGTGGACGTCTACGACATGGCCGGTGTCTATACGGACGAGGCCCCCAGGCCCGCCCTGTCCGTTTCCGGAAGGGTCCCCCTGCCGCGGGCCTTCCTGCGGCCCTCGCTGCAGGTGCTGCGTCTGCGCGGCCAGGCCATGGAGCCCTTGCTGCGCGAAGGTGCCTATATCGGGGTGGATAGAGAGGATCTGGCTCCTGTCTCCGGCAGGACCTACGCCCTGTTCGCCCCGCTGGAAGGCGTGGTGGTCCGCCAGGTGTTTCTGGACGGCCCGCAGCAGGGCTATGTCCTGAGGGCCCAGTCCCCGGATTACCCCGAAACGTTCCTGGATGCCGCCCTGTTGCAGCGCCGCATGCTGGGACGTGTGGTCTGGACTTTTCAGGAGGTTTAG
- the hflC gene encoding protease modulator HflC, which yields MTKNPLLYGVLLLALAVFVTQCCFTVHQTQQALVLQLGDPLPEIYRPGLHFKLPFIQKVVYFDARVLDYAASSREAFTVDKKTIVLDNYARWRISDPLQFYRTMRTIPGAQARLDDVVYSQLRALVGAYTLTEVVSKERATIMTRVTEKVSDLMKPYGVEVLDVRIKRTDLPTENQRSIFDRMRAERERQAKQYRSEGQEEATRIRSDADRQKALILAEANREAQVLYGQGDAQAAAVYAAAYGKSPEFYSYQRWLDALRTSFKENSKMVLGSRVPLLDLQK from the coding sequence ATGACCAAGAATCCCCTCCTTTACGGTGTCCTGCTGCTGGCGCTGGCCGTTTTCGTGACCCAGTGCTGCTTCACCGTGCACCAGACCCAGCAGGCCCTGGTGCTCCAGCTGGGCGATCCCCTGCCCGAGATCTACCGGCCCGGCCTGCACTTCAAGCTGCCCTTCATCCAGAAGGTCGTCTATTTCGACGCCCGTGTGCTCGACTACGCCGCCAGCTCGCGCGAGGCCTTCACCGTGGACAAAAAGACCATCGTGCTGGACAACTACGCCCGCTGGCGCATCAGCGACCCCCTGCAGTTCTACCGCACCATGCGTACCATCCCCGGTGCGCAGGCCCGCCTGGACGACGTGGTCTATTCGCAGCTGCGGGCCCTGGTGGGCGCCTACACCCTGACCGAGGTGGTCTCCAAGGAGCGCGCCACCATCATGACCCGCGTGACGGAAAAGGTCTCCGACCTCATGAAGCCCTACGGGGTGGAGGTCCTGGACGTGCGCATCAAGCGCACCGACCTGCCCACGGAGAACCAGCGTTCCATTTTTGACCGCATGCGGGCCGAGCGTGAACGCCAGGCTAAGCAGTACCGTTCCGAAGGCCAGGAAGAGGCCACGCGCATCCGTTCCGATGCCGACCGCCAGAAGGCCCTCATCCTTGCCGAGGCCAACCGCGAGGCCCAGGTGCTTTACGGCCAGGGCGATGCCCAGGCGGCCGCCGTCTACGCCGCGGCCTACGGCAAGTCGCCGGAATTCTATTCCTACCAGCGCTGGCTCGACGCCCTGCGCACATCCTTCAAGGAGAACAGCAAAATGGTGCTGGGCAGCCGGGTGCCCTTGCTGGATCTGCAGAAGTAG
- the hflK gene encoding FtsH protease activity modulator HflK encodes MTWDWDKLQEKRQRQQGQRPSRPLFGDDDNDTQDEQPRRARRSPSGNGGDDNGFDGGNALKKLSGMKMPGGMVIWLVLGLVGLWLLSGIYIVNPDEEGVVLRFGKYDRTEGPGPHYALPAPIETVYKPQVTQVLRCEVGFRSTGQATTFRQGELRSVPKEASMLTGDENIVNVQFSVQYKISDAVKYLFNISDPTNLVRNAAEAAMREVIGNSLIDSAITDGKLKIQSDATVLLQEVLDRYEAGIQVLAVQMQDVHPPQEVSDAFKDVASAREDKSRIINEAEAYRNALLPQARGEAAAILNKAEAYRVARLRQAEGESRRFDALRQEYEKAPDVTRQRLYYETMEEILAASKDKTLLDSGVSGKVLPHMPLPGTPAFGVLPSEKK; translated from the coding sequence ATGACTTGGGATTGGGATAAATTGCAGGAAAAACGGCAACGGCAGCAGGGGCAGCGCCCCTCCCGTCCGCTCTTCGGTGATGATGATAATGACACCCAGGACGAACAGCCCCGGCGTGCCCGGCGTTCGCCTTCCGGCAACGGGGGCGACGATAACGGCTTCGACGGCGGGAATGCCCTGAAAAAGCTTTCCGGCATGAAGATGCCGGGCGGCATGGTGATCTGGCTGGTGCTGGGCCTGGTGGGCCTGTGGCTTTTGTCGGGCATCTATATCGTCAACCCTGACGAGGAGGGCGTGGTGCTGCGCTTTGGCAAGTACGACCGCACCGAAGGCCCCGGCCCCCATTACGCGCTGCCCGCTCCCATCGAGACCGTCTACAAGCCCCAGGTGACCCAGGTGCTGCGCTGCGAGGTGGGCTTCCGCTCCACCGGGCAGGCCACCACCTTCCGCCAGGGCGAGCTGCGCAGCGTGCCCAAGGAAGCCTCCATGCTCACCGGTGACGAGAACATCGTCAACGTCCAGTTCAGCGTGCAGTACAAAATCAGCGACGCGGTCAAGTACCTGTTCAACATCAGCGACCCCACCAACCTGGTGCGTAACGCCGCCGAGGCCGCCATGCGCGAGGTCATCGGCAACAGCCTCATCGACTCGGCCATCACCGACGGCAAGCTGAAGATCCAGAGCGACGCCACGGTGCTGCTCCAGGAGGTCCTGGACCGCTACGAGGCCGGTATCCAGGTGCTGGCCGTGCAGATGCAGGACGTGCATCCGCCGCAGGAAGTGAGCGACGCCTTCAAGGACGTGGCCAGTGCCCGCGAAGACAAGAGCCGCATCATCAACGAGGCGGAAGCCTACCGCAACGCCCTGCTGCCGCAGGCCCGCGGTGAGGCCGCGGCCATCCTCAACAAGGCCGAGGCCTACCGGGTGGCGCGCCTGCGGCAGGCCGAAGGCGAGTCCCGCCGTTTCGACGCGCTGCGCCAGGAATACGAAAAGGCTCCCGACGTGACCCGCCAGCGCCTGTATTACGAAACCATGGAAGAGATCCTGGCCGCTTCCAAGGACAAGACCCTGCTGGACAGCGGGGTCTCCGGCAAGGTGCTGCCGCATATGCCTCTTCCGGGTACGCCCGCTTTCGGCGTCCTGCCCTCGGAGAAGAAATAA
- a CDS encoding ribonuclease J, with product MSDSEQFLTVTPLGGLGEIGLNCQLWETSAGVVMVDCGLMFPDDFHLGVDVVIPHFGAVSAVRDKLLGIVLTHGHEDHIGALPWLVPQLRGTRIYGSYFTLALVEHKLREHELLDWVELCPVEPGDQVALGDMTFHFFPVCHSIPEGFGLGVETPVGRIVHSGDFKIDPQPLAGSGTDLATFRDFAGPEGARLLFSDSTNVERDGRSLTERAVMESLGKVFDEAPGRIVVTLFSSHIQRIQEVFDLARERGRTVVISGKSLANNIEMARDLGIAKLPPSFFNAHNGVPDLPDEQLVLVVTGAQGEPLSALSRMVLGGHRQLSIRKGDTVVMSSRMIPGNVKAVSRLINEMYRLGATVLYESVRAIHASGHAHRDELRELLGAVRPEYFVPVHGEYRHLFKHGQLARECGVKPDNVVLLEDGCPLTLLPDGIRLEPPVPVECTLVDGKGVGDVGSAVLRERRILGDEGMVIVVLVLDAETGSVLHGPEMFSKGFVFEQHYSHVLEDAKCLVLDEIESVRPGQLTRLQEGIRASLRRFFRRVLERDPVVVPIVSEV from the coding sequence ATGAGTGATTCTGAACAATTTTTGACAGTGACTCCCCTGGGTGGTCTGGGGGAGATCGGTCTCAACTGCCAGCTGTGGGAGACTTCCGCGGGCGTGGTCATGGTGGACTGCGGCCTGATGTTCCCGGATGATTTCCATTTGGGCGTGGACGTGGTCATCCCGCATTTCGGCGCGGTGAGCGCCGTGCGCGACAAATTGCTGGGCATCGTCCTGACCCACGGCCACGAAGACCACATCGGCGCCCTGCCGTGGCTGGTGCCCCAGCTGCGCGGCACGCGCATCTACGGCTCCTATTTCACCCTGGCCCTGGTGGAGCACAAACTCAGGGAGCACGAGCTGCTGGACTGGGTGGAGCTGTGCCCGGTGGAGCCCGGTGACCAGGTGGCCCTGGGCGACATGACCTTCCATTTTTTCCCCGTGTGCCATTCCATCCCCGAAGGTTTCGGCCTGGGCGTGGAGACGCCCGTGGGCCGCATCGTCCACAGCGGGGACTTCAAGATCGATCCCCAGCCCCTGGCCGGCAGCGGCACGGATCTGGCGACATTTCGCGACTTCGCCGGGCCGGAGGGCGCGCGCCTGCTGTTCTCCGATTCCACCAATGTAGAGCGCGACGGCCGTTCCCTTACCGAAAGGGCCGTCATGGAGTCCCTGGGCAAGGTCTTCGACGAGGCCCCGGGCCGCATCGTGGTGACGCTGTTCTCCAGCCACATCCAGCGCATCCAGGAAGTCTTCGACCTGGCGCGCGAGCGCGGGCGCACCGTGGTCATCAGCGGCAAGTCTCTGGCCAACAATATCGAGATGGCCCGCGATCTGGGCATCGCCAAGCTGCCGCCCAGCTTTTTCAACGCCCATAACGGCGTGCCCGACCTGCCCGACGAGCAGCTGGTGCTGGTGGTGACCGGCGCCCAGGGCGAACCGTTGTCCGCGCTGTCGCGCATGGTGCTGGGCGGCCACCGCCAGCTCAGCATCCGCAAGGGCGACACCGTGGTCATGAGCTCGCGCATGATCCCCGGCAACGTCAAGGCCGTGTCGCGCCTCATCAACGAGATGTATCGCCTGGGGGCCACGGTCCTGTACGAGAGCGTGCGGGCCATCCACGCCTCGGGCCACGCCCACCGTGACGAATTGCGCGAACTGCTGGGCGCGGTGCGGCCTGAATATTTCGTGCCCGTACACGGGGAGTACCGCCATCTGTTCAAGCACGGGCAGCTGGCGCGCGAGTGCGGCGTCAAGCCCGACAACGTGGTCCTGCTGGAGGACGGCTGTCCCCTGACCCTGCTGCCGGACGGCATCCGTCTGGAGCCGCCCGTGCCGGTGGAATGCACGCTGGTGGACGGCAAGGGCGTGGGCGACGTGGGCTCGGCCGTGCTGCGCGAGCGCCGCATCCTCGGCGACGAGGGCATGGTCATCGTGGTGCTGGTGCTGGATGCCGAGACCGGCAGCGTGCTGCACGGGCCGGAGATGTTCTCCAAGGGCTTCGTGTTCGAGCAGCACTACAGCCATGTGCTGGAAGATGCCAAATGCCTGGTGCTGGACGAGATCGAATCCGTCCGCCCCGGCCAGCTCACCCGTCTGCAGGAAGGCATCCGGGCCTCGCTGCGGCGCTTTTTCCGCCGGGTCCTGGAACGTGATCCGGTGGTCGTCCCCATCGTCAGCGAGGTATGA
- a CDS encoding TolC family protein: MLRPMLMKSFSSFRGRCVRHLGTAVLCVVLLGSSQASFAASAGRQDAVARQPVYSGQRSAETADRPVAGKSIGMSDAVEHALRFNPGLGAQEAESRSSEEGRKSARGAFGPRLGVSYSATKTESKRDPSATMGTKNPKMGVYSWGIEVTQPIFQGFRLLSTYQKAALQADSDKASLRKAELDMTEQVQTAFLEYLKAGENTRSMRDSLARLREQLRIAQAYFEVGLSPRLDVLQAEVDVSEAERLLIEAENTQATTLARLNTLLGFDATAVNTYTGTLKEVGFRYTLEQCLELAYRQRPDLYVAQKAVEIARKSQKEVQSDYYPQIEGYYSMTQSGNTPGMQRSGENGSHVTNWEVGAQATWNVFEWGTTYYADKQAGWQVTKMRYEQENLKLEVGYDIKSKYLAVQEARKRIAVAQNSVAQATEAYNVALARYHEHVGTNFDVLDASANLTSAQSSLTGAKADYLTALSQIYVAMGEYHPDLLREGGAARRK, from the coding sequence ATGCTGCGACCTATGTTGATGAAAAGCTTTTCTTCCTTCCGGGGACGCTGTGTCCGGCATCTGGGCACGGCGGTCTTGTGCGTGGTCCTGCTGGGGTCTTCCCAGGCTTCTTTTGCCGCGTCCGCCGGCCGGCAGGATGCCGTTGCCCGGCAGCCCGTCTATAGCGGCCAGCGCTCGGCCGAGACGGCGGACAGGCCCGTGGCGGGCAAGAGCATCGGCATGTCCGATGCCGTGGAGCATGCCCTGCGCTTCAACCCCGGCCTGGGGGCGCAGGAAGCCGAGAGCCGTTCCTCCGAAGAAGGGCGAAAATCCGCGCGCGGTGCCTTCGGTCCGCGCCTGGGCGTGAGCTATTCCGCCACCAAGACCGAGAGCAAGCGTGATCCTTCCGCCACCATGGGCACCAAGAACCCCAAGATGGGCGTCTACAGCTGGGGCATCGAAGTGACCCAGCCCATCTTCCAGGGCTTCCGCCTGCTCTCCACCTACCAGAAGGCCGCCCTGCAGGCCGACAGCGACAAGGCTTCATTGCGCAAGGCCGAGCTGGACATGACCGAGCAGGTGCAGACGGCGTTCCTGGAATACCTGAAAGCCGGCGAGAACACCCGCAGCATGCGCGACAGCCTGGCCCGCCTGCGCGAGCAGCTGCGCATCGCCCAGGCCTATTTCGAAGTGGGCCTGAGCCCCCGTCTGGACGTGCTCCAGGCCGAAGTGGACGTGAGCGAGGCCGAGCGCCTGCTCATCGAGGCCGAGAACACCCAGGCCACCACTCTGGCCAGGCTCAACACCCTGCTGGGCTTCGACGCCACGGCCGTCAATACCTATACCGGCACGCTCAAGGAAGTGGGCTTCCGCTATACGCTGGAGCAGTGCCTGGAACTGGCCTACCGCCAGCGCCCCGACCTGTATGTGGCCCAGAAGGCCGTGGAGATCGCCCGCAAGAGCCAGAAGGAAGTGCAGAGCGACTACTACCCCCAGATCGAGGGCTATTACAGCATGACGCAGAGCGGCAACACGCCCGGCATGCAGCGTTCCGGCGAGAACGGCTCGCACGTCACCAACTGGGAAGTGGGGGCGCAGGCCACCTGGAACGTGTTCGAATGGGGCACCACCTACTATGCCGACAAGCAGGCCGGCTGGCAGGTGACCAAGATGCGTTACGAGCAGGAGAACCTCAAGCTGGAAGTGGGCTACGACATCAAGTCCAAGTATCTGGCCGTGCAGGAGGCCCGCAAGCGCATCGCCGTGGCCCAGAACAGCGTGGCGCAGGCCACGGAGGCCTATAACGTGGCCCTGGCCCGTTACCACGAGCATGTGGGCACCAACTTCGACGTACTGGACGCCTCGGCCAATCTCACTTCGGCCCAGTCCTCTTTGACCGGTGCCAAGGCCGACTACCTGACGGCCCTTTCCCAGATCTATGTAGCCATGGGCGAATATCATCCCGACCTGCTGCGGGAAGGTGGCGCCGCCAGAAGAAAATAG
- a CDS encoding sulfite exporter TauE/SafE family protein gives MIIILLAVALIVGGLIGTVGVGGILLIPALSGLGGLTTHAAMATSLFSFIFTGLLGTWLYCKHGSIHWGITIPVCIGGLVGGYPGALANAIAPAWILNLILGCIIIFAGIYALFPAKGGTITYRPGDGRQRLQLLLIGATVGFGSGLTGVGGPVLSVPLMVILGFTPLTSIATSQVIQITAATSGSISNFANGFVDLHMALLVTVAELAGVVAGAKLAHSVSSGVLKKMVSVVCIVVGAFIFVRALLQA, from the coding sequence ATGATCATTATCCTCCTGGCCGTCGCCCTCATCGTCGGCGGCCTCATCGGAACAGTAGGCGTGGGCGGCATCCTGCTGATCCCCGCCCTGAGCGGCCTTGGCGGCCTGACGACCCATGCGGCCATGGCCACGTCCCTGTTCAGCTTCATCTTTACCGGGCTTCTGGGTACCTGGCTGTACTGCAAACACGGCAGCATCCACTGGGGCATCACCATACCCGTCTGCATAGGCGGTCTTGTGGGCGGCTACCCCGGGGCCCTGGCCAACGCCATCGCACCGGCCTGGATCCTCAACCTCATCCTGGGGTGCATCATCATCTTCGCGGGCATCTATGCCCTGTTCCCCGCCAAAGGCGGCACCATCACCTACCGCCCCGGTGACGGCCGGCAGCGTCTGCAACTGCTGCTCATCGGCGCCACCGTGGGATTCGGCTCGGGCCTGACCGGCGTGGGCGGCCCCGTGCTGTCCGTGCCCCTCATGGTCATCCTGGGATTCACCCCCCTCACCTCCATCGCCACCAGCCAGGTCATCCAGATCACGGCTGCCACTTCCGGCTCCATCAGCAACTTCGCCAACGGTTTCGTCGACCTGCACATGGCGCTTCTGGTCACGGTGGCCGAGCTCGCCGGTGTCGTGGCCGGCGCGAAGCTGGCCCACAGCGTCTCGTCCGGCGTCCTGAAAAAAATGGTTTCTGTCGTCTGCATCGTCGTGGGCGCATTCATCTTCGTCCGCGCCCTGCTGCAGGCCTGA
- a CDS encoding sulfotransferase family protein codes for MPLNLQERPIFMIGAERSGTTLVMALLGCHSRIAVPEVVWYYPRFYPYLHTYGDLSVEANFRTLAQEMVFGLKTPFWGMKVNPRTIVDEVIELAPERSFAGLYAGMHMRFAQYVNKPRWGEKTPHNLYFVGPMHHDFPNAQFIYITRDGRDASVDYMESSFGPTNIYCAAQSWKRCWNAVKEWREPLREKGLWLDVRYEELVREPEKVMRGVCEFLGEDFEEGMFDFYKTDMCKARGASRDHAPLGKPISDKYIGIHKDLLSLRDQRIFAAVAGKELEEAGYTNTVEPEMPSQRMVEKYLEFDGRIRAATLDGFEGHIVFESYNDWLVDQREERRKQGLWDPATAPKVFPAGDPDEEYIIGLRASDKWKKHFSIKRRYVGDVVL; via the coding sequence ATGCCTCTCAACCTCCAAGAACGTCCCATCTTCATGATTGGTGCCGAACGCTCCGGCACGACCCTGGTCATGGCCCTGCTGGGTTGCCATTCCCGCATCGCCGTTCCGGAAGTGGTCTGGTACTATCCCCGCTTCTACCCCTATCTGCACACCTACGGCGACCTGTCCGTCGAAGCCAACTTCCGCACTCTGGCCCAGGAGATGGTCTTTGGCCTCAAGACTCCTTTCTGGGGGATGAAGGTCAACCCCCGTACCATCGTCGATGAAGTCATCGAGCTGGCCCCCGAACGCAGCTTTGCCGGTCTGTACGCAGGTATGCACATGCGTTTTGCCCAGTATGTGAACAAGCCCCGCTGGGGCGAAAAAACGCCGCACAACCTCTACTTCGTGGGCCCCATGCACCACGATTTCCCCAATGCCCAGTTCATCTACATCACCCGGGACGGCCGTGACGCCAGCGTAGACTACATGGAATCCTCCTTTGGCCCCACCAACATCTATTGCGCGGCCCAGTCCTGGAAGCGCTGCTGGAACGCCGTCAAGGAATGGCGCGAACCTCTGCGTGAAAAAGGTCTGTGGCTGGACGTGCGCTACGAAGAGCTGGTGCGTGAACCGGAAAAAGTCATGCGCGGCGTGTGCGAGTTCCTGGGCGAGGACTTCGAAGAAGGCATGTTCGATTTCTACAAGACCGATATGTGCAAGGCTCGCGGCGCTTCCCGCGACCATGCGCCTCTGGGCAAGCCCATCAGCGACAAGTATATCGGTATCCACAAGGATCTGCTCTCCCTGCGTGACCAGCGCATCTTTGCGGCCGTGGCCGGCAAGGAGCTGGAAGAAGCCGGCTATACCAACACGGTGGAGCCCGAGATGCCCAGCCAGCGCATGGTCGAAAAATATCTGGAATTCGACGGCCGCATCCGCGCCGCCACCCTGGATGGTTTTGAAGGCCACATCGTCTTCGAGAGCTATAATGACTGGCTGGTGGACCAGCGTGAAGAACGTCGCAAGCAGGGCCTGTGGGATCCCGCCACGGCCCCCAAGGTTTTCCCTGCCGGCGATCCCGACGAGGAATACATCATTGGCCTGCGCGCGTCCGACAAGTGGAAGAAGCACTTCTCCATCAAGCGCCGCTATGTTGGTGATGTCGTCCTTTAG
- a CDS encoding SLC13 family permease, with product MSESSSSSRLLHLLGGPALLLLALALPIFGPIESRFGFGILFWMVWWWITCVVDIKLTCLVPIFVACVYSYMPLGKVLEAYVHREAVLIFGATAITCAWVRWGFARRLALNFLMRVNGSVRAQTAGWFLLCGVTSFVVGNTTVAAMFAPVAVASLMYAGFNTNEQRWQSKAASNILIAVAWGASVGGMATPLGGGQSVVTYGLLNKYLGHDIYFIDWTLRMVPISLLVIAGVGLMMYFMHTDMERFSGSKEFYRQELEKLGPMTYEEKVSLYGFALAILLAVLQPLYAPYTKGPQWSWLKPTQLFCIIPLLMLFWPARNAKDETILSVKALREHFPITILFMWPASVALSKILATTGAGTVFGSWITPLVGINDTLSIVAWSVASNALSQVTSDTAAAGVMVPLAIESMANWRGLAFGAVPWVWVTGSAISWSYAVASATGAQGIVAGYGANLRTMFVWGMIAALISVLLTILYFWFTVVVLGLDFYIMPPV from the coding sequence ATGTCTGAATCGTCGTCTTCTTCCCGTCTGTTGCATCTCCTGGGAGGGCCTGCCCTGCTGCTGCTTGCCCTGGCCCTGCCCATTTTCGGCCCCATCGAGTCCCGCTTCGGTTTCGGCATCCTGTTCTGGATGGTCTGGTGGTGGATCACCTGCGTCGTGGACATCAAGCTGACCTGCCTCGTGCCCATCTTCGTGGCCTGCGTCTACAGCTACATGCCGCTGGGCAAAGTGCTGGAGGCGTATGTGCATCGTGAGGCCGTCCTCATCTTCGGCGCCACGGCCATCACCTGCGCCTGGGTGCGCTGGGGCTTTGCCCGCCGCCTGGCCCTGAACTTCCTCATGCGCGTCAACGGCAGCGTGCGCGCCCAGACCGCGGGCTGGTTCCTCCTTTGCGGGGTCACTTCCTTCGTGGTGGGCAACACCACCGTGGCCGCCATGTTCGCCCCTGTGGCCGTGGCATCCCTGATGTACGCCGGTTTCAACACCAACGAGCAGCGCTGGCAGTCCAAGGCGGCGTCCAACATCCTCATCGCCGTGGCCTGGGGCGCCAGTGTGGGCGGCATGGCCACCCCGCTGGGCGGCGGTCAGTCCGTGGTGACCTATGGTCTGCTCAACAAGTACCTGGGGCACGATATCTACTTCATCGACTGGACCCTGCGCATGGTGCCCATTTCCCTGCTTGTCATCGCCGGTGTGGGCCTCATGATGTACTTCATGCATACGGACATGGAGCGCTTCAGCGGCAGCAAGGAATTTTACCGGCAGGAACTGGAAAAGCTCGGCCCCATGACCTATGAGGAAAAGGTTTCTCTCTACGGTTTCGCGCTGGCCATCCTCCTGGCCGTCCTCCAGCCCCTGTACGCCCCGTACACCAAGGGGCCCCAGTGGTCCTGGCTCAAGCCGACCCAGTTGTTCTGCATCATCCCGCTGCTCATGCTGTTCTGGCCCGCCCGCAACGCCAAGGATGAGACCATCCTGTCCGTCAAGGCCCTGCGCGAGCATTTCCCCATCACCATCCTCTTCATGTGGCCCGCCTCTGTGGCCCTGAGCAAGATCTTGGCCACCACGGGCGCCGGTACGGTGTTCGGGAGCTGGATCACGCCCCTGGTCGGCATCAATGACACCCTGTCCATCGTGGCCTGGAGCGTGGCCTCCAACGCCCTGTCCCAGGTGACCAGCGATACCGCGGCCGCCGGTGTCATGGTGCCCCTGGCCATCGAATCCATGGCCAACTGGCGCGGGCTGGCCTTTGGGGCCGTGCCCTGGGTCTGGGTGACGGGCTCGGCCATCAGCTGGTCGTACGCAGTGGCTTCCGCCACCGGTGCCCAGGGCATCGTGGCCGGTTATGGCGCCAACCTCCGCACCATGTTCGTCTGGGGCATGATCGCGGCGCTCATCTCCGTGCTGCTGACGATCCTCTACTTCTGGTTCACCGTCGTGGTCCTCGGTCTGGACTTCTACATCATGCCGCCGGTGTAG